A window of Candidatus Nitrospira allomarina genomic DNA:
CCCTCCTCTTCGGCGCGGGCGGGTGCGAAACGTGTGATTGTGGCTGAGGCCGAGGACCGGTGGCGCAGACAGATTCGCAGCAGACTGTACACTCCGGACGGCTACGATTTCACGGCAGTCTCGGCTTTAGAGATTGGGCAACGCGTCCTCAAAGGGGAATACCAGCCAGGTTATCAGACTCCAGCCAGCGTGTACGGGCCAGACTTTGTACTTTCAATGGATGGGGTAAATCGGGAGGATCTCATTGAGAATTCGTGGGCATGACCATCGGCATGTCCCAAGAAACTGTTCTTCCTATTCCCCAAACCAAAAGAAAACCTGCAATTTCCGTTTACCGATGGCATCCCACAGAAGCCGGTTCGCCGTTTTCGACTTAAACTGGACACTGAATGGTATAACGTGGCAAAAAACCTACGATTGGCATCTCACTTTTTTGGATGAGCTAAGAAGAGACTTCTGGCAAAATTAAATTTCACTAGATTCCGGTAAGCTCAAGGCTTATTGTCTTTCTCCAGCATTTCAATAGTTATACTGTTTCCACATTCGGTTTCCCAAAAAATGGGTTGAGGCTATTCCTTTTTACGACAAGCTTTATTTTCGCATAGAGTGGGCAAAGAGTTCCTGAATTCGCAAAAGGTTATAGTGTTCGGGATCAGAGAGCAACGGCTAAGACAGGCCGCGGCCTCCGTCTAGCAACGCGCGCGCTTCCTGAAGGTCTGGAATGTCAAGCGCGTCCGGAGGTAACGACTTAAAAGCTGCCTTCAGCACGGCGAAGGAGGGCTCAGGCCGGCCTTTTCCCAAACATAGCACATGGAGTCTGAGAGCCGCTTGCAGCTCTAACAGCTTTGCTCCCTGAACACGGGCGATCTCGACGGCGCGGCTGAAATCATCCTCGGCGCCCCCCGCTGTAGATGTTCCTCTGAGTCCCAACAGTTCTCCCCGCATACGATAGAGTACCGACTCATACCAGTGTTCGTCATGCCGCATGGCATGGTCTATGGCTTTCTCGACTGTATTGAGAGCATCTTCGACCCTTCCCGCCGCCCGATAGACATCAGCGAGTCCGCCCAAAAAATAAGATGTCGCAATCTCTCCGCCCCCTGCCTGCCACGCCGCCAGCGTGTCGGTCAGCTGGTCGATGGCTTTTTTCCCACCGCCCTGTCTCCCCATCGCAATAGCTCGTTGCATGGTGCCCCAGCTAAGCCATGCGAAGAAATCGTGCCGTTGCGAGATGTCAATGGTAACCTCGGCGTGACGCCCTGCACTCCCGAACTCACACCGGAGGTTGTGAAACATGGCAGCGAAACAGTGCGCATACGCAATATCGAAGGGCCGATTGAGTTCCTCTGCCAGCTCGATGGCTTCCTGATTGCATCGACTCCCTTCTGAGTAATCGCCCAACATCCACCGGTTAAGTGCCAGGAGGCACAAACTGGCCACGCCCGGTTCCTGTGGAGTCGGATACTTCAGTCGCTTTCCATTACAGGAACGGTACTCTTTCATAGCTTTGTCAAGGAGTGCAGTTCCTTTCTCCAGGTCTCCCATGTAGGTTAGGACGTACCCAAGAATGGTATACCCCTCAATCAGATAGTCGTCCCGATGCGTTTCCTGCCCCAGGCGCAGACATTCCTCGGCAAGTTCCCTGGCGTTGTTCAGATCATCACGGACAATGTAAAACGAGCACAAATTTCTGAGCACTGGATACAACTCTGCGTTGTTGCCAAGAAGGAAACACAGCTCTCTGGCACGCTGATAGGCCTCCCCCACCCGTGGAACGGCGTATCCGTCGGAGGCAGTTATGCTCAATCCAAGCTGGAGGCGTAGCTCTAGCTCTAAAGAAATGCGTAATAGGTCTTCGGGGAGCTGAGGGAGGAGGTCGAGGCCGGCTGTGAAGTGTCCAGTGGCTTCCTTGTTAGCCAAACGCTCCATTGCCCGGCTGCCCGCTTTCTTCCAATAGGTCGCAGCCTGTCTGGCACAGCCGGCGGACGAAAAGTGCTGGGCCAAGAGCTCTGGTTGGTTCTCGGCCACTTCCGGGAAGCGTTCAACTAATACGCGGGCAATTCGTTCGTGATGCCGCACCCGTGTGCTCTGGAGCAATGAGTTATACGCCGTTTCCTGGATTAGGGCGTGCCTGAAACTGTAGGTCGCCAGCGGCGGTACCCCGTCTCGCGTGACTAAGTTGGACTCAATGAGCCGCGCCAGGTCACGTTCCATATCCATAGCGCTCCTCTCCACCAGGCTTTGGAGGACGTCGTGGCGGAAATCACGCCCGATGGTTGCCCCGAGTTGTGCCAAGGTCTTTGCGGAGCCCAGTCGATCCAACCGCGCCATGAGTGAATCTTGTACGGTAGTCGGGATCGCTCGTGCGGGGAGCGGTCCACTAAGTTCGTATGATCCGTCGACCGGCTTCAAGAACCCTGACTCCAGGATCGTCTTGGTTAACTCTTCCACAAACAATGGCACGCCGTCTGTGCGCTTCACCATCTCCTGAAGAACTTCGTCCGGTAGAGTCCGTCCGTGAGCCACATGGGTCGCCAACTCAACAGTCTGCTCCTGGGTCAACCGGGTCAAATCCAGCGAATGCAGGCCTTCATTGGCTGGCCATTTGGCTTGGAACTCAGGCCTATACGTTAAGAGCATAAGCATCCGGGGCAATCTCTGCTGATTCATGAGGTGGTCGAGTAGCTCCAAACTGGATGGGTCTATCCAATGTAAATCTTCAACAATAAACAGTACGGGTGCTGTCTCTGTACTTCGCAACAGCCATGTCGTCAACGTTTCCAAGGTAAGCTGCCGTGCGCGAAGGGGAGTCACGTTTCGCGGAGTGTACCCGACATCAGGCGTCAGCGAGACCAGTGGCGCCAACAATGGGATCGCGTCCTCCGGGACTAACCCAAGGCCCTCCATTGCCTTGCGGAGTTTGGATAATTTCTCCTGGGGTGAATCTTCTCGTTTGAAGCCAATGGTCCGCCGGAGCAAGTGTGAGAGTGGGGCAAATGCAGTGTGTTGATCGTAGGCTAAACAGTAGCACTCCAGCAATGAAAATGTTTCACCTGCCAGATGGCATTTTAATACTTCAATCAAGCGCGATTTACCAATGCCAGGCTCTCCACGAACGAGGACCACCTGTCCGTTCCCGGAACAGGTCCTTTGCCAACATTCCCAAAGAAAGTTCGCTTCCTTGTCTCTGCCAACCAGAGGCACGATCCCGAGCGTTGCGGCGGCTTGCATTCGTGTTTGGACTTCTGTCTCGCCTTCAACCCGGTACAATTGCACCTGACGGGCCAGGCCTTTGAGACTATGGGTTCCCAGGCCCTGGCAGGTAAAGTAGGGTTCTACCAGCCGATGAGTTGCGGCAGTCATCACGATGGTATCGGGATCTGCCAGAGTCTGGACCCGTGCCGCAATGTTGAGTGTCTCACCCACTGCCATTTCATCGTGCCCAACAATCACTTCGCCGGTGTCGATTCCCATCCTTACGGACAATTCAAGGGCACCTTCTTTCTGGAATCCGAACTTCAATTTTTTCACTTCCATCCGAATAGCCAAGGCTGTTCGAATGGCACGCTGCGCATCGTCTTCCTGGGCATGCGGGTGGCCAAAATATACCAAGACCCCATCCCCAAGGTAATGCGCCACATGCCCTTCATTGCGATCAACTATTTCCCTGCACCTTTCATAGTAGGCACGCAAAACAAGATCCCATTCTTCCGTACCTAGGCGCTCGGCAAGCGTAGTTGACCCAACCAGGTCACAGAATAGCACCGTCAGCTGGCGACGCTCGGCAAGACGGTTACCGCAACTCCGGCAAAACTGCCCTTGAGGTGAATTAGCTATCCCGCACGCTGCACAGCGGTTCTCCAGGCATACACCGCACTTAGAACAAACATCAAGATGGTCTGGATTATTGGTACTGCAAGAGTAACAGCGCATATTTTCGACCTACCAGCTCAATTGAGCTGAACGAATGGTCTGGGGACCGTGACCCTGGTTTACGATGAGGCGTCCTTTTTGAATGGGATTTACACACCATGCGCTACGACTCCAGAAAATCTGGTCGGTATAATTGGTAGAAGATAAGAGACGGGAGAAGCCACGAGCCGCATTGAAGGGCCCCCCATACCTCAAGGTTAATTTGCTAAGGATCTGGTGGATAAATTTTAAACAATCAGTCTAATAAGTGCTACCAGAAAAAAAGTGCAGTTTTTGAGGGAGTTGTTTGATACAAGTCTCCTGAGAAAACGTACTATTTCAAATGAAACCCTAATTGGATATCGAGCATGATTCATATTGGGATATACCAGGATCGCATGGGAATGTATGCCGTATGGTACGCCGGCACTGTAAATTTGCAATAGACCGCGGCACGGGGGGCTTTGAGAGGTCCTGCCGGAAACACTGCTTGACAACTGTGGATGATTAGCTCAGGATTTCTCTAGAAAAATAAATATCTGTCCAAAACCGCTTTCATGTTTTGGATCTTTGAGACCCTAGGTAGGACGGTGTTTTCCAGTGAACCCCCACGCGTCCCTCTAGCTTGAGAGGTTTAACCAAAATATCTCTTTTGAGAGGAGAATGCCATGGAAACCGAACTAAAGGAGAGTTCATTTTCGGAAAGCTTTCAATGTGCGCTCAACCGATGTTGCGATGCGCAAGTCGAATGCACAACACAAATGACTAAGGTTACGTGCGAGTTATGGTCCAAAGCGATGGCTTGTTATGTTGCTGGGGTGACAAGGGGTCTTGGAGGCTTGGTAAATTGCTATATTGCCGGAGTGGAATGTTTTTATAAAACCTTAGAAGACGTGGCAGAAGAACTCTGCGATAAGATGAATTGTAAAATCCGCCCGGAAGATCCGGATGATAGGAAGGTAAAAGTAGCCAAAACGGAATTTTATATGGCATTGGAAAAGGCTTTTGAACCATTTTTTAAAATCGTGGAGGCCCACGCCGAAAACTGGGGCAAGGAACATGGGAAATTATCCCAAGCTGAGTTTTATAAAACCTTGGAGGGCTGCCTTGAACCACTGGGCCAAATTAAGCCAGCTGAGTTTTCTAAGTTCTTGGAGATCATGACCGATAATCAGGGGGAATTTAAGACAAAAATAAAAAAAGCTGTGGCAAGTCAAACTTTATCCATGAAGCCTAACAAGGCTAAAAAGAAAGGCACAGTCAAAAAGAAGGTACAAACTAAGAAGATGGTCACTTAGAAAACATGCCACCTAGTGAAAATCCCGATGAACCGCATGATGATAGCCTTAGATAGTCAATTCGTTTCTCCATAATAAACGAATCTTTGGTTAAAGTGGAATATGGGTTTAAGTTGTCATGGAGCGCTCAGTGTCAATTTATCTGTAATTGGCGTATGCATTGCATCGGTTTAAATCAGCAGAACAAGCTGGAAATGTGAAAGAAGGGATCCCGCGGCATGCTGCAGGCAATTGGTGTGATTCACAAGACATACTCCCAACCAGAATGCTGAGTCTCTTCGATGAAAATGAGAATGTCATGGGCATTTAGTGGATAGAGTTCTGTCATGATGGGGACGGCCTATTGCACCGTGTCTTTTCCGTGTTCTTCTTTGATCAAACCGAAAGGGTTCTTTTGTGCCTGATGTACTTTCACCCCTACCCTGAAATCAAAAACAAGGCAGAATAGTTTCATGAACGACAGGCTCTGAAGAAAGCTGCCGGCCACGGCAAGAGCCTTCTGACTCCGATTTGACAAACCAGTCCCAAATGAGATCCGAGGGTAGATATGTCTGTTGGTCACGTTGAGTTCGTCGCATATAGGTCAAATACGGATGGCATTTGAAGGGAAAGGCGTACAATGAGGTCGAATGGTCTTCAGAGGAAATGGAGACTCCAATAATGGACTCACTAAATAATCTCATTCTGCAACAAAAAAATTTACACAATAAATTCACCTCCATCAGTTTCAAAATAACTTGCATCGGCTGGCCATTGAATATGCTGAACGACAAAGAAAAGCCCTTTGCAATAAGGAGCTTGCAATAGGGCTTTATTGATTGTGGCTCCTCGGGCAGGACTCGAACCTGCGACCATTCGGTTAACAGCCGAACGCTCTACCAACTGAGCTACCGAGGAACGAATATTTATTAGGTACGAATCTTCTCTTCCAAAAGATGATCATAGCGTGACGGCCGGATTTCTTCAAGAACCGATGGACCCTTTTAAGGATTTTTTATGCCTTAGAACTGAAAATCGGCAGAATCCTCTTCACCCTCATCCGCCTCCGACGCACCACCCTCGGATAACTTCACATAGTGGCGGGCCCAGGACAAATATATATTGGCGCTGTCTTTCATCGCATCGGTACCTTTGATAAGTTTACCGACAACTTCCTGATCTCCCCCACTGATTTCAATCTCTCGTGCTTTTGTTTCTAACGCATGATGAAAATTTTCCATCTGTTCCGTCAACGTCCGCACTTGTTGATTTAAATCGGTACTCATTTAATCTTACCCCTACATCCTGTGCATCCATTAATGGATGACGGTTCGGCAAACAAATAAAAAAGCCCTACGACCAATCACAATACGGAGATCGTAGGGCTTTTCGTCTTTTTGAATTATCCCTGATAGGCTTGACCCAACTCCGCAGCTTCTCCAGCCTTATCCATTAAGGTCCCATCTGAATTCACGGCGACCATTTCAATCGCTTCGTGTTTAGCGGCGTCACATACGACTTTACACAGCTCACAACCCTTGCACCGCTCGATATGCACTTCGGCTATCATTTTGTCTGAATTGAGATCCAAACAATTGGCTTCCGGACAATACATGATACAAAGCCGACAGCCTTTTTTCGCCACACATTTCTCATCTGTCACTTGGGCAACATTATACATCTATCTATCTCTTTCCTTCGCTGAGGTTCTCGGTATTTATGCGGCCGTGGCTTCTCCGACCATCAATTCCACGTTGTTTTTCTCTGCCCATTCTGCTGCTATTTCATAGGATCGGGCTACCGTATCGAGATTCTTTTTTAACAACATTTCTTTTTTCGCAAACTTCTTCTTAATGGCTTCGTCCAGAGTTGCCGTACC
This region includes:
- a CDS encoding adenylate/guanylate cyclase domain-containing protein — its product is MRCYSCSTNNPDHLDVCSKCGVCLENRCAACGIANSPQGQFCRSCGNRLAERRQLTVLFCDLVGSTTLAERLGTEEWDLVLRAYYERCREIVDRNEGHVAHYLGDGVLVYFGHPHAQEDDAQRAIRTALAIRMEVKKLKFGFQKEGALELSVRMGIDTGEVIVGHDEMAVGETLNIAARVQTLADPDTIVMTAATHRLVEPYFTCQGLGTHSLKGLARQVQLYRVEGETEVQTRMQAAATLGIVPLVGRDKEANFLWECWQRTCSGNGQVVLVRGEPGIGKSRLIEVLKCHLAGETFSLLECYCLAYDQHTAFAPLSHLLRRTIGFKREDSPQEKLSKLRKAMEGLGLVPEDAIPLLAPLVSLTPDVGYTPRNVTPLRARQLTLETLTTWLLRSTETAPVLFIVEDLHWIDPSSLELLDHLMNQQRLPRMLMLLTYRPEFQAKWPANEGLHSLDLTRLTQEQTVELATHVAHGRTLPDEVLQEMVKRTDGVPLFVEELTKTILESGFLKPVDGSYELSGPLPARAIPTTVQDSLMARLDRLGSAKTLAQLGATIGRDFRHDVLQSLVERSAMDMERDLARLIESNLVTRDGVPPLATYSFRHALIQETAYNSLLQSTRVRHHERIARVLVERFPEVAENQPELLAQHFSSAGCARQAATYWKKAGSRAMERLANKEATGHFTAGLDLLPQLPEDLLRISLELELRLQLGLSITASDGYAVPRVGEAYQRARELCFLLGNNAELYPVLRNLCSFYIVRDDLNNARELAEECLRLGQETHRDDYLIEGYTILGYVLTYMGDLEKGTALLDKAMKEYRSCNGKRLKYPTPQEPGVASLCLLALNRWMLGDYSEGSRCNQEAIELAEELNRPFDIAYAHCFAAMFHNLRCEFGSAGRHAEVTIDISQRHDFFAWLSWGTMQRAIAMGRQGGGKKAIDQLTDTLAAWQAGGGEIATSYFLGGLADVYRAAGRVEDALNTVEKAIDHAMRHDEHWYESVLYRMRGELLGLRGTSTAGGAEDDFSRAVEIARVQGAKLLELQAALRLHVLCLGKGRPEPSFAVLKAAFKSLPPDALDIPDLQEARALLDGGRGLS
- a CDS encoding pyruvate ferredoxin oxidoreductase, producing the protein MYNVAQVTDEKCVAKKGCRLCIMYCPEANCLDLNSDKMIAEVHIERCKGCELCKVVCDAAKHEAIEMVAVNSDGTLMDKAGEAAELGQAYQG